From a region of the Jatrophihabitans endophyticus genome:
- a CDS encoding ABC transporter ATP-binding protein, whose amino-acid sequence MTSARRPGTADASTLHTLLRLRRWARPHRRAITVMFVAATGAMLSQAVIPLVTGAVVDGPIRERDTAGLWALSGLALLFGVAESALFFVRRWAMASAALGVETDLRRDLFAHVQRLPVSFHDRWASGQLLSRLTTDLSTLRRFIGLAAVFMVADLLTIAVMLALLIHIHLLLGLVVLVSMVPLLIGTRRFELRYSRDARRAQDLTGDVATAVEESALGIRVIKAFGRRPHVLAGFTRDVTRLRGAELTKIRTLGYFWALLEGLPQLVLAVVTIGGVYATAHGSLSVGDLVAFVSLFLQLVWPIIMLGWLLALTEESASACRRIFEVLDTEPTILDPARPATAENGTALRFENVSFRFADAQDDVLAGVDLDIAPGETMALVGAVGSGKTTMTALVPRLYDVTGGRITIGGVDVRDLRLDQLRHAVTTAFEDATLFSASVRENLTLGRAGITEDDVREAVEVARADFVHELPFGLDTRIGEQGLSLSGGQRQRLALARAVLGRPRVLVLDDPLSALDVQTEAQVEAALRRVLAGTTALVVAHRASTVLLADRVALLADGRIAAVGTHRELLETTPAYRRLLAQSAELEEVSP is encoded by the coding sequence GTGACCAGCGCGCGGAGGCCCGGAACCGCCGACGCGAGCACCCTGCACACCCTGCTGCGGCTGCGCCGCTGGGCCCGGCCGCATCGCCGCGCCATCACCGTCATGTTCGTCGCGGCCACCGGCGCGATGCTCTCGCAGGCGGTGATCCCGCTCGTGACCGGCGCCGTGGTCGACGGCCCGATCCGCGAGCGCGACACCGCCGGATTGTGGGCGCTCAGCGGCCTCGCGCTGCTCTTCGGGGTCGCCGAGTCGGCGCTGTTCTTCGTGCGCCGCTGGGCCATGGCCAGTGCCGCGCTCGGCGTCGAGACCGACCTGCGTCGTGACCTGTTCGCCCACGTGCAACGGCTGCCGGTGTCCTTCCACGACCGCTGGGCCTCGGGTCAGCTGCTCTCGCGGCTCACCACCGACCTGTCGACGCTGCGCCGGTTCATCGGCCTGGCCGCGGTCTTCATGGTCGCCGACCTGCTGACGATCGCGGTCATGCTGGCGTTGCTGATCCACATCCACCTGCTGCTCGGCCTCGTGGTGCTGGTGTCGATGGTGCCGCTGCTGATCGGCACCCGCCGCTTCGAACTGCGCTACAGCCGCGACGCGCGGCGGGCGCAGGACCTCACCGGCGACGTCGCCACCGCCGTCGAGGAGTCCGCCCTCGGCATCCGCGTCATCAAGGCGTTCGGCCGCCGGCCCCACGTCCTCGCCGGCTTCACCCGCGACGTCACCCGGCTGCGCGGCGCCGAGCTGACCAAGATCCGCACGCTCGGCTACTTCTGGGCCCTGCTCGAGGGGCTGCCGCAGCTCGTCCTCGCCGTCGTCACCATCGGCGGTGTCTATGCCACCGCGCACGGTTCGCTGAGCGTCGGCGACCTGGTGGCCTTCGTGTCGCTGTTCCTGCAGCTGGTGTGGCCGATCATCATGCTCGGCTGGCTGCTCGCCCTGACCGAGGAGAGCGCGAGCGCGTGCCGGCGCATCTTCGAGGTGCTCGACACCGAGCCCACGATCCTCGACCCGGCCCGGCCGGCGACGGCCGAGAACGGCACCGCGCTGCGCTTCGAGAACGTGTCGTTCCGCTTCGCCGACGCGCAGGACGACGTGCTCGCCGGCGTCGACCTCGACATCGCGCCGGGCGAGACCATGGCGCTCGTCGGCGCGGTCGGCTCGGGCAAGACGACGATGACCGCGCTCGTCCCGCGGCTCTACGACGTCACCGGCGGCCGCATCACGATCGGCGGGGTCGACGTCCGCGACCTGCGCCTGGACCAGCTGCGGCACGCGGTCACCACGGCCTTCGAGGACGCCACGCTGTTCTCGGCGAGCGTGCGCGAGAACCTCACCCTCGGCCGGGCCGGCATCACCGAGGACGACGTGCGCGAGGCGGTCGAGGTCGCGCGCGCCGACTTCGTCCACGAGCTGCCCTTCGGTCTCGACACCCGCATCGGCGAGCAGGGCCTGTCGCTGTCCGGCGGCCAGCGGCAGCGCCTCGCCCTGGCCCGGGCGGTGCTGGGGCGGCCCCGCGTCCTCGTCCTCGACGACCCGCTGTCCGCCCTCGACGTCCAGACCGAGGCGCAGGTCGAGGCGGCGCTGCGCCGCGTGCTGGCCGGCACGACCGCGCTCGTCGTGGCGCACCGCGCCTCCACCGTCCTGCTCGCCGACCGCGTGGCGCTGCTCGCCGACGGACGCATCGCCGCGGTCGGCACCCACCGCGAGCTGCTCGAGACGACCCCCGCCTACCGGCGGCTGCTGGCGCAGTCCGCCGAGCTCGAGGAGGTGTCACCGTGA